In one window of Candidatus Sulfuricurvum sp. RIFRC-1 DNA:
- a CDS encoding IS3 family transposase (programmed frameshift), with the protein MARYTDEFKQEAVKQVTNNNYAIKDVAERLGIHPDSLKTWVSRYKDPQSTAEYAQLKTVHDEMKKLKSELKRVTEERDNLKKGRRVLCQKPRIKYAFIQVHEPLYGIRRLCKAMQVHPSGYYAWVKEPMSDRAKANEVLSVQIKEAYVQSNNAYGYRNIHKDLIESGITVNRKRVARLMITNGLYGAGTLKKKPRHKAGSIHKAHPNHLKQCFNVEKPNEAWVTDITYIRTYEGWLYLAVVLDLFSRKVIGWGMSHRMTTSLAMDALRMATMRQGAKHSVILHSDQGSQFSSYEWQSMLKHSNIIPSMSRRGNCYDNAVVESFFKTLKRECVRKEIFVTREYAKSKIFHYIEMFYNPKRRHSYLGYLSPNEFEVRYFLESTKNEVLAEN; encoded by the exons ATGGCAAGATATACAGACGAGTTCAAACAAGAAGCAGTAAAGCAAGTCACCAACAACAATTATGCGATCAAAGATGTAGCAGAGAGATTGGGGATTCATCCAGATTCTCTAAAAACTTGGGTCAGCCGATACAAAGATCCTCAATCTACAGCTGAGTATGCTCAATTAAAAACGGTACACGATGAGATGAAGAAGCTCAAATCGGAGCTCAAGCGTGTTACCGAGGAGCGTGATA ATCTTAAAAAAGGCCGCCGCGTACTTTGCCAGAAACCAAGGATAAAGTACGCATTTATTCAGGTTCATGAGCCCTTATATGGGATTCGACGCTTGTGCAAAGCGATGCAAGTTCATCCGAGCGGATATTACGCTTGGGTGAAAGAGCCTATGTCTGATCGGGCAAAGGCAAATGAAGTGCTAAGTGTTCAGATCAAAGAAGCGTATGTACAGAGTAATAACGCCTACGGCTATCGAAATATCCACAAAGACCTAATCGAGTCGGGAATCACCGTCAACCGGAAACGAGTTGCACGCTTGATGATTACCAACGGACTCTACGGTGCGGGGACTCTCAAAAAGAAGCCTCGTCATAAAGCGGGCAGTATCCATAAAGCCCATCCGAATCATCTCAAGCAGTGCTTTAACGTAGAGAAACCTAATGAAGCATGGGTAACGGATATCACCTATATTCGAACCTACGAGGGATGGTTGTATCTTGCGGTCGTATTAGACCTTTTCAGCCGCAAAGTGATTGGATGGGGGATGAGCCATCGGATGACGACATCGCTCGCTATGGATGCACTGAGAATGGCAACGATGCGGCAGGGGGCGAAACACAGTGTGATACTTCACTCCGATCAAGGATCGCAGTTTAGCTCCTATGAATGGCAAAGTATGCTCAAACACTCCAACATCATCCCAAGTATGAGCAGACGGGGTAACTGCTATGACAATGCCGTCGTGGAAAGCTTCTTTAAAACCTTGAAACGTGAATGCGTCAGGAAAGAGATATTTGTGACGAGAGAGTATGCAAAATCAAAAATATTCCATTATATCGAGATGTTCTATAACCCTAAAAGACGGCATAGTTATCTGGGTTATCTATCTCCAAACGAATTTGAGGTACGATACTTTTTGGAATCAACGAAAAATGAGGTGTTGGCGGAAAACTAA
- a CDS encoding mobile mystery protein B has translation MITFDKEGETPLDDISGLKLKKITTRAELDDAEAQNILKAYVKYTLNPSALKKVTFDLSFFRKLHKEMFGDVWSWAGEFRTTQTSIGVEANMIHQRLYQLQDDLKYWESEWDYRDTAVRLHHTLVKIHPFPNGNGRWARLATDLWLLKMGYQALSWGGNITEVSDARFAYIASLKEADQGNYEPLKSFIFSI, from the coding sequence ATGATTACGTTTGACAAAGAGGGAGAAACTCCTCTCGATGATATATCAGGGCTAAAGCTCAAAAAGATAACCACCCGTGCAGAACTCGACGATGCCGAAGCGCAAAACATTCTCAAAGCGTATGTTAAATACACTCTTAACCCGTCGGCTCTCAAAAAAGTAACGTTTGATTTGAGCTTTTTTCGTAAACTCCATAAAGAGATGTTTGGTGATGTTTGGAGTTGGGCGGGAGAATTTCGTACTACTCAAACCTCTATCGGCGTTGAAGCCAATATGATTCATCAACGTTTGTATCAGCTTCAAGACGATCTCAAATATTGGGAAAGCGAATGGGACTATCGTGATACGGCGGTACGTCTCCATCATACATTGGTCAAGATTCATCCATTTCCAAACGGAAACGGTCGATGGGCGCGACTCGCTACTGATCTATGGCTTTTAAAGATGGGGTATCAAGCTCTTTCATGGGGCGGGAATATTACCGAAGTGAGTGATGCGCGATTCGCTTATATCGCTTCATTAAAAGAGGCGGATCAAGGCAATTATGAACCACTTAAAAGCTTCATATTTAGTATTTGA
- a CDS encoding helix-turn-helix domain-containing protein: MFKSLILSELKKQKEALSIPYEAIASRSGLGIATVKRAFSGHDISLDTLDKIAIALGCEIAIKPKQSAKALYQAQIEKKAHEIVNRVVQTSALENQSPRSEAQTKMLSQAKAMIAKMPKSQIWA, translated from the coding sequence ATGTTTAAATCATTGATCCTATCCGAACTCAAAAAACAAAAAGAGGCGTTATCTATCCCTTATGAGGCTATTGCTTCACGCTCAGGATTGGGGATTGCTACAGTAAAGCGTGCATTTTCGGGACATGATATATCACTTGATACGCTCGACAAAATAGCGATAGCTTTGGGATGTGAGATTGCAATAAAACCGAAACAATCGGCGAAAGCACTCTATCAAGCGCAAATTGAGAAAAAAGCGCATGAGATCGTGAACCGTGTCGTCCAAACGTCTGCACTGGAAAATCAATCGCCGCGAAGCGAAGCACAAACAAAGATGCTCTCCCAAGCCAAAGCGATGATTGCTAAAATGCCGAAATCGCAAATATGGGCATGA